The segment gttctatttgcATTTGTCACTTTGTGTTGCACTGCTTGCGTCTGACACGGTGTCATATATGTGCGTACCTCTACTATTGCATCCACAGGACAGGCTTCCTGGCAGAATCCACAGTAGATGCATTTGGTCATGTCAATGTCGTAACGAGTTGTTCTTCTGCTGCCATCTGCACGGGTCTCTGCCTCTATAGTGATGGCCTACAGACAAAAGCACTGCTAACACACATCCTGTACAGGTAATCAGATGGGTGAGTAAAATGCATTGTGTATATACCTGAGCGGGACAGACAGCCTCACACAGTTTGCACGCAATACAGCGCTCCTCTCCATTTGGATACCTGCGTAGTGCATGCTCACCACGGAAACGGGGAGAGAGAGGGCCTTTCTCAAACGGATAATTGATAGTAGCTGGTTCTCTGAACAAATAACTCATGGTCATACCCAAACCTGCCATACACACAgagaatataataataattttattattattatttatgccCAAACCTGCCATACAGTGACAATAAGTAAGaataataatactattaataataaaaataatagtaatgatatattgttatttttattataataaataaataaattaataagttattattattattcatgacCAACACAGACCTGCCACAAAGACacagattaaaataataataataataaataacttattagtagtagtattaaaataacaatttattattatcattattacatTGTCTCTATCAGGTCTGTATTAGgcatgaataataaaaataatttattattattattaatattatgtatTCAAACAACACAACTTTATATACTGTAAAATCTCAGCATGTAAGTGCAAAAAAGTACCATAAGCAGGCAGAAAAAAAGTCAACGTGCCCCTATTATGTTATTTTACAGGTTCCTGCATTAGCATTAGCTAACATTAGCTCTTTTCTCAATGTATGAAATGGTTTGATAAAGGATTCGgactctctaaacccctccttagTTCCttagaagaaagtcatatacacctaggatggcttgagggtgagtaaatcatggggtaattttcattttaaattgaattaatcttttaagcaaatttgttacattgctACATAGGAAGATAACAGGAAGTTACTCTGGAATTGCTGACGAATCATTTCAGCGATTCTTTCTTTTGGAAGTAGACATGCGCCGATATTCGGTAATATGATACatcacgataatgaatatgcatgaTATTGTTATTGTGGCCACTTCAAAATACcatgaataattatttattacaaattattcaaatttttataatgcattttaagcGTACTTTCCCCATCAACTGTATAAAATGCACACCGCTGTATGCTGCGCACTCAGACATAAACAAGCCCAACatgcatgagaagcacatggttggtacgagtgaaggagacgcaCTTAATGAAAGTGCACATTCattctctgacagcagagggcgctgatggagcagcagaaatgcagcggttacccctgAAACAAAGCAGCTGCTACTGACCagtatttaaaatgcttcaaatagcCATTAAAGGCCCGCTGAAGTGACTTGGAAcacgcagcattattcaatatgttgatgtaatttcaactgaaacagaaagACAGGGCGATATATCAAACAGCCcgccccttttttaaaatagccaatagcattttgtttatatcacagctcgcggatatgatccgctctgtgctctcgtgttCCTAGGCTAGAGCAGACTGTGCTCACGCTGCAGCGTTTCACGTTATACTAACACGAAAACGTTCATTCacgtcaatggaaagcatatttacacagtctgaatcgttccctatcctCTATATAGTGGACTATGTGCACTttaccatgtagaaactagtaaatgtgtgaacaaatgaccgatttcagtCGCAGCTTCAGAGTCTGTTGATGGTGTAGaagggggcgggacttcagattctagagagcatttgattggacagaagatttgatgagaagctgaagtgcgatgtgatgtcatgaaaatccgtgatccattttagcggagACTTTAAGTtctgaatgcttatatctcctaaatgcgaattttgtcattgttttggaacacaccagcttattcataacattaaggctaacatattcatactgaaaaataaaaaacttacattttgatttcaagGGGACTTtaaatttttgaaaatttataattcttttgcactttaatctgtttgaaacatttaacttaatgttgtgtgtgtgtgtactgtgttattgtatttaaatattcagagttatttttgttataagaaaaagagttcttaaacctgttacactatgacaacacttttttgcaacttatttcaatatcgtaattatcgcaacatgaaaattacaTGCCTATTTGGAAGACAATAACTCATTatcgtgcactttgatctttgaaaatttgcatacattttacattcacaaacagctatattacaaactacatgaaaggtaatatctgaaaaagcataataggggcactttataAACAATCATTATACACACAGACCCCTGAAAAGTTCAGTCCACAGCAGTGTTTGTGCTGCACGGTCCGTGATGGACTTCATATCGGTTGGCAACTCCTCAGCATTCACATACTctacagagagacagagagaggtaTATTGTAGGACACTGTATGTACGGCCGCCGTTTAGGGTGTGACAATGTATAGGCTATGTGTGTATGATCTTACTGTAGCCTCCCCTGTGGACGGTAAGGCTGAAGGGACGGACAGGTCCAAGTCTGACTGCGAAAGTGCCTTAATGAAATTAAACACAGTTTTGCTTCAGTAAGAGCATTAAGAACAACATCTATTCCACTATGGCAACTAGAAATCTCACAGTTCATGGtcaaatgatcattttcagacTGCTACATCATATCAAAACGTAAACTCACCTGTGCGGCATGAGGAATACATTATGCGCAATGTCATCTCCACCCTAATCAGCCAAAGAGACAAATATTTATGTTCATGATTTAGACCTAGGCTATATATATTATGTCAGTGGTGAAAATATAGGCTACTTCTTATATTGAGATGGCTGTATGCCAAATGAACAGATTTGCGTTATAAGCCTGCTGGTAATCTCCTTTCCCAATCTGTTAGACCTTAGCAAACATCTTCTTTCATACaagtaaattaatgtttatctAATGCCTTTCGTAAACAGAACACATCCACTTGTGTTTAGAGGTAGGCTAATAATTGTGTCATCTGCGtggtttatttcatttaatttatcaTGATGATATTTAGACAGAGATGCCGACTAAAGCAAGCAGTTTTATATttgcaagttttttttatttattttttggttttatttacgTAGCCTGTTCATTTTTACCTTTCCTGCTCACTGTCCGTGGTGGTCTAGCGTTAAACTGCATGAAACAATGTAACTTTCCATTAATTACCTATTCAAATTATTCGAAAATATACATATTCATAGTTGTTGCGTTTTTAACTCACCAAGATGCTTCCGTCGGACCGTCAGTGATCAGAGGATCTTGTTTGTACTACTTGCGCTTACAGAGAGCCCTTTGGTCACGTGGTGTTCCTTTACCTGCAGCGTGACAGACAAGAGCGATTTACTTTTGAGTGTCTTCCTATCCCGCATATATAAATGGCGCaggtgaatatatatatatatatatatatatatatatatatatatatatatatatatatatatatatatatatattactttttattgttttacagtCATAAGTAGACTACTAGAGTAAGTATAAGTAGGCTACGTACAGCGAAAGCATACAATACAGTTCTTTTAAAACCTcttcaaataaacaaacactatAATTTTTAAACACAGCTACAACAAACCCAAGCAGCATACAGTGAGGCATATATATTAACAAGAAATAGCTAAATAGGCCTACAGAAATATATAAAAGCAAATgataacaaattaaattaaacttaaagtcatcttgaaatcaaaatggccgatacttgtttttatggaatattacagtgattattataaattatttatccatccacatcatcattattattatttaaatttatttgtccTTGTAATCCCTCCCTCCTGCAGTGACATCTTTTCTCTGATGACTGGCACAAGGGTGGGACTACTTGTCACAaacatgagatcgaccaatagcaaaccacaaccatcgaaccatccaatcaattccctatGGACAAAATTAAGTCCGCCCTACTTCTTTTCTTGTTCCATATGCTGTTTCAcaatatatgtcacaatagggaagaaaagactatcacaaatTCACAACTTTAAACTTAAATAGGCCTCTATTAATCCATGGATATAGGCCTATTTCAagttttaaaggaacactccacttttttttattaataggtTCATTTTttcaactcccctagagttaaacagttgattTTTTACCgctttcgaatccattcagccgttctccgggtctggcggtaccgcttttagcatagcttagcatagttcattgaatctgattagaccgttagcatcttgctcaaaaatgaccaaagagtttcgatatttttcctatttaaaactcgactcttctgtagttacatcgtgtactaacaccgacggaaaatgaaaagttgcgattttctaggccgatatggctaggaactatactctcattccggcctAGAAAATAGCAACtcttcattttccgtcggtcttagtacacgatgtaactacagaagagtcaagttttaaataggaaaaatatcaaaaccctttggtcatttttgagcaagatgctaacggtctaatcagattcaatgaactatgctaagctatgctaaaagtggtaccgccagacccagagattggctgaatggattagaaaatggtaaaactcaaggGGAGTTgcaaaatgagcctattttaaaaaaagtggagtgttcctttaaggcaCTCATCTTTTTCAGTTGctttaaatactgaaataaaattttaatttttaaatggcACAAAACTCAGTTCAACCTTAACAGATCCGCATTTGTGTAAATAAAACTTACCAATAATCAAGATAtcattaaacaaaaattaaacatcTTTGTTTTGTGGTCAGTAAAGGGTCCGTTCACCATATTACTGCGCAGACAAATAGCAGAtcattatttttgtgcatttcatttacaattgaatgttatttttaaaataactagctGCCCAACTTTGACAATAATGGTACAGTACAGTCACTTTTATAGTTTTGTAGTGAATTTTCACTggtgaaatccagtcatttcaacaGGAATCCACACAACTGTGAATTTTTTTACGTAAGGGCGAAAGATTTCCCATGCAGATTTCACAATAAGTTGGTCACGTGAATTCACAGTGTTGATCAACAGAAAgctggtttgaaagtgacttctgtgtgagctgtaCTTCACTATTGACAATAAACAGTGGACCTGAATTTCTCCAAAATGTCACTAATATGACTGTACCTTGGCCTAGTTTACACCTGGTGAATTGTGAAATTGTTATCTATAAGGAGTTTAAGGAAGAATTTTAACTTTCGTATGAAACAATTTGATctgtatatgtatttttaaaatgttatgagccatttggaatatattttacaaatgaTCAGTTTCCCACCCTATTCTGTAGAGggcaaatacatatttaaatgtagtCTCTTAATTAATATGAGGTTAAAATAGTTGCACATAAAGTATGCCATCATCACATTTCAGTGCACTAGTGAAACTGAACTCTCAGTTCCTCATGACGGTTAACACAAGAAATCACTGGGCTATTCGATTTTCATAATAAAGAAGGATCCAGTCTGTCCTTTCCTGCAGCCATCAATGATTCAAACACACACGCATGCACGCACAACCACACACTAGCTGAATTTACAGCGGAAGTCTTAGTCTCAGTTGTCTTCCCTCCCATCAGAGGACAACTGCACCTTTCAGTGTGGCAGAAACCTGAAGGTAACTTTTACTCTATTGACCTTTATTAAACAactgtgtttttcttttgttctgcTGTATTAGTGATAACTCGTAATGTGCCTAATGTAAATTAGCAAATTTCAGGTTACAGGTTCTGTCTTCTACCAAATGTTGCCATGTATGTTGTGTCGTGCAGCTAAACTTGCGTTTGAAATGGCGCTTGTTTGCTAACCTGAAACGAGACTGACATAGAAATCCATACGTTATTAAATGTGACATCATGTTTCTGGATGTACcgctctttctcacacacatagATGTCTGTTAAAACGGACCATAGCGAGGATGAGGAGGGGAATCATGGGCCGGAGGTCACGGTTGTGGAGACTAACCGCTTTGGCTTCATTCTAGGAAATGGAGAAACTGACAGGTCTGTGTTGATGTCCGTTCACTCACGTCCATCACAGCTTATAGAGCTTGTGTGGAGGTTGATTTAAGTGTTTGTCTCTCCCAAAAGCCCACAGTGTGTGTTTTACAATGTATGATCTGTGATGAAAGCATTTTCAGAAGGCATTTCTTATCCTGTATTGATAATTCAGTTACAGTTTATACACAGCCGTTACCTTCTACACCTCTTACTCTTATTTTCTCCTTCTCAACATCCTGTCATGTTGCTATAGAGATATCTGGCCTGTCAGAGTGTGGTTTCctgttttctgtgtgtttgcCTCTTATGACACTCATGCTTTGCACTGGTATGGAGACGCTttagtgagagaga is part of the Megalobrama amblycephala isolate DHTTF-2021 linkage group LG23, ASM1881202v1, whole genome shotgun sequence genome and harbors:
- the ndufs8b gene encoding NADH:ubiquinone oxidoreductase core subunit S8b; its protein translation is MTLRIMYSSCRTGTFAVRLGPVRPFSLTVHRGGYKYVNAEELPTDMKSITDRAAQTLLWTELFRGLGMTMSYLFREPATINYPFEKGPLSPRFRGEHALRRYPNGEERCIACKLCEAVCPAQAITIEAETRADGSRRTTRYDIDMTKCIYCGFCQEACPVDAIVEGPNFEYATETHEELLYNKEKLLNNGDRWEAEIAANIQADYLYR